From the genome of Vicia villosa cultivar HV-30 ecotype Madison, WI linkage group LG2, Vvil1.0, whole genome shotgun sequence, one region includes:
- the LOC131650312 gene encoding uncharacterized protein LOC131650312 produces MPDVHILVNDFVNQLKKRSKTVLEFLCAAKEKKRSFKVFVAEGAPRYQGHLLAKELAARGLQTTVITDSAVFAMISRVNMVIVGAHAVMANGGVMAPVGLNMVALAAQRHAVPFVVLAGSHKLCPLYPHNPEVLLNELRSPSELLDFGEFSDCMDSASGGSSLHVVNPTFDYVPPKLVSLFITDTGGHNPSYMYRLIADYYSADDLVVKRRPATGI; encoded by the exons ATGCCGGATGTTCATATCCTTGTTAATGATTTTGTGAATCAGCTTAAAAAACG TTCAAAGACAGTGTTGGAATTTCTTTGTGCTgcaaaggagaaaaagagatcaTTTAAGGTCTTCGTTGCCGAAGGTGCCCCAAG ATATCAGGGACATCTCCTTGCAAAAGAATTGGCTGCTAGAGGCTTACAGACCACAGTGATTACTGATTCTGCAGTTTTCGCCATGATTTCCCGAGTGAACATG GTTATAGTTGGAGCTCATGCTGTCATGGCTAATGGTGGAGTCATGGCCCCAGTTGGATTAAATATGGTTGCCCTTGCAGCTCAAAGGCATGCTGTTCCTTTTGTTGTACTTGCTGGAAGTCACAAG TTGTGCCCTTTGTATCCACACAATCCTGAAGTCCTATTAAATGAGCTGAGATCCCCGTCTGAGCTACTTGACTTTGGGGAGTTCTCGGATTGCATGGATTCTGCAAGTGGTGGAAGTTCTCTTCATGTGGTAAACCCAACATTCGATTATGTGCCACCAAAACTTGTCAGTCTCTTTATTACTGACAC aGGAGGGCATAACCCATCATACATGTACCGGCTCATTGCTGATTACTATTCAGCTGATGATTTGGTTGTGAAACGAAGACCTGCTACTGGGATTTGA